In the genome of Persephonella sp. KM09-Lau-8, one region contains:
- the mqnE gene encoding aminofutalosine synthase MqnE: MRITDLDRALSLATDKELFPIIDKVLSDKRLSYEDGVKLFKTNDLLTLGVLANYKTEKLNGKYAYFVINRQINPTNICALDCSFCAFATMDKNDPKAYEMSYEEILSKARYAVENGASEVHIVGGLHPDWSFDIYLNMVSLLKKNFPQLHIKAFTAVEIDYFSRISGLSYEEVLEKLKEAGLGSLPGGGAEVFSPRVRRIIAPTKIGWKKYLEIHKIAHRLGLHSTTTMLYGHVETVEERVDHMIKIREAQDETGGFTCFIPLAYQPENNELNITDHTHGVDDLKTIAVSRLMLDNVPHIKAYWVMIGEKIAQVALNFGADDMDGTVMEEKIAHFAGAKSPTQQQKEKLIRLIKEAGKIPVERDTLYNHIKVYN; the protein is encoded by the coding sequence ATGAGAATAACCGATTTAGATAGGGCTTTATCCCTTGCCACAGATAAAGAGTTATTTCCAATTATAGATAAGGTTCTCTCAGATAAAAGGCTTTCCTATGAAGATGGAGTAAAGCTATTTAAAACAAATGACCTGTTAACACTTGGAGTTCTGGCAAACTATAAAACAGAGAAGCTAAATGGAAAATATGCATATTTCGTGATTAACAGACAGATAAACCCTACAAATATATGTGCCCTTGATTGTAGTTTCTGTGCATTTGCCACAATGGACAAAAACGACCCTAAAGCCTATGAGATGAGTTATGAAGAAATCCTGTCTAAAGCAAGATATGCTGTAGAAAATGGTGCCTCCGAGGTTCATATTGTTGGTGGACTTCATCCTGACTGGAGTTTTGATATTTATCTGAATATGGTTTCTTTGCTGAAAAAAAATTTCCCACAACTTCATATAAAGGCCTTTACTGCCGTTGAAATAGATTATTTCTCAAGAATATCAGGCCTAAGTTATGAAGAAGTTCTGGAGAAACTGAAAGAAGCCGGTTTAGGCAGTCTTCCTGGTGGTGGTGCAGAAGTTTTCTCACCAAGGGTTAGAAGAATTATTGCTCCAACCAAGATAGGCTGGAAAAAATACCTTGAAATACACAAAATTGCCCACAGGCTTGGTCTTCATTCAACAACAACAATGCTTTACGGACATGTGGAAACAGTAGAGGAAAGGGTTGACCACATGATTAAGATAAGAGAGGCTCAGGATGAAACCGGAGGATTTACCTGTTTTATTCCGCTTGCATATCAACCTGAAAATAATGAACTGAATATAACAGACCACACCCACGGGGTTGACGACCTTAAAACCATAGCCGTTTCTAGATTAATGCTGGATAATGTTCCACATATCAAAGCATACTGGGTAATGATTGGAGAAAAGATTGCACAGGTTGCCCTTAATTTCGGTGCAGATGATATGGATGGGACGGTTATGGAAGAAAAAATCGCCCACTTTGCAGGGGCAAAATCACCTACACAGCAGCAGAAGGAAAAACTTATCAGATTAATTAAAGAAGCAGGAAAAATACCTGTTGAAAGGGATACACTTTATAATCATATAAAAGTTTATAATTAG